A region of Dioscorea cayenensis subsp. rotundata cultivar TDr96_F1 chromosome 5, TDr96_F1_v2_PseudoChromosome.rev07_lg8_w22 25.fasta, whole genome shotgun sequence DNA encodes the following proteins:
- the LOC120261305 gene encoding transmembrane 9 superfamily member 7-like, producing MGNYGGGVAIFLSWLLLAYCAHSFYLPGVAPRDFQKDDELPVKVNKLSSTKTQLPYDYYFLDFCKPDKIMNSAENLGEVLRGDRIENSVYTFKMRNRETCKVACHRRLNAETAKNFMEKIDDEYRVNMILDNLPVAVARQRRDVSQTPSYEHGFRVGFKGNQVNGKDDNKYYINNHLSFKVMYHKDPESEDARIVGFAVTPISIKHQYSKWDEKNPKVTTCNPDTKITPVSHTHQEVAKDTDVVFTYDVSFEPSQIKWASRWDTYLLMNDDQIHWFSIINSFMIVLFLSGMVAMIMMRTLYRDIANYNQLETQDEAQEETGWKLVHGDVFRPPIKSSLLCVYVGTGVQFLGMAVVTMIFALLGFLSPSNRGALMTAMVLLWVFMGLFAGYSSARLYKMFKGTEWKKNTLKTAFMFPGIVFSIFFVLNALIWGEKSSGAVPFGTMFALVFLWFGISVPLVFVGSYLGFKKPAMEDPVKTNKIPRQIPEQAWYMQPAFSILIGGILPFGAVFIELFFILTSIWLNQFYYIFGFLFIVFIILLITCAEITIVLCYFQLCSEDYHWWWRAYLTAGSSALYLFLYSAFYFFTKLEITKFVSGVLYFGYMLIGSYSFFVLTGTIGFYACFWFVRKIYASVKID from the exons ATGGGAAACTACGGCGGTGGCGTCGCGATCTTCCTCTCTTGGCTCCTTCTCGCCTATTGCGCTCATAGTTTCTACCTCCCCGGCGTCGCACCTCGTGATTTCCAGAAG GATGATGAGCTGCCAGTGAAAGTGAACAAGCTTTCCTCTACAAAGACTCAACTTCCATATGACTATTACTTCTTGGATTTCTGCAAGCCAGACAAGATCATGAATAGTGCTGAAAATTTGGGAGAGGTTCTCCGTGGTGATCGCATTGAGAACTCAGTTTACACA TTCAAAATGAGGAATCGTGAGACATGCAAAGTAGCTTGTCATAGACGGCTTAACGCAGAAACTGCAAAGAATTTCATGGAGAAGATTGATGATGAATATCGAGTTAATAT GATCTTGGATAATCTTCCAGTGGCAGTTGCTAGACAAAGGAGAGATGTAAGTCAAACACCTAGTTATGAACATGGTTTCCGTGTTGGTTTTAAAGGAAATCAGGTCAATGGT AAAGATGACAACAAGTATTACATAAATAACCATCTGAGCTTCAAAGTCATGTACCATAAGGACCCTGAGAGTGAAGATGCCCGCATTGTTGGCTTTGCAGTTACTCCAATCAG CATAAAGCATCAGTACAGTAAATGGGATGAGAAGAATCCTAAAGTTACAACATGCAACCCAGACACTAAAATAACTCCAGTAAGCCATACGCACCAGGAAGTTGCCAAGGATACAGATGTTGTTTTCACATATGATGTTAGCTTTGAG CCTAGTCAGATCAAATGGGCATCTCGTTGGGATACTTACCTTCTCATGAACGATGATCAGATTCACTGGTTCTCTATAATTAATTCCTTTATGATTGTCCTATTTCTTTCTGGCATGGTTGCCATGATCATGATGAGAACCCTGTATCGAGATATAGCTAACTACAATCAGTTGGAGACTCAAGATGAGGCTCAAGAGGAAACTGGATGGAAGTTAGTCCATGGTGATGTTTTCAGGCCTCCCATCAAATCCAGTCTGCTTTGTGTTTATGTTGGAACTGGTGTGCAGTTCCTCGGGATGGCTGTGGTTACCATGATATTTGCATTATTGGGCTTCCTCTCTCCTTCCAACCGTGGAGCCCTAATGACCGCTATGGTTCTTTTGTGGGTCTTCATGGGTTTGTTTGCCGGTTACTCCTCAGCTCGTCTATATAAAATGTTCAAGGGCACAGAATGGAAAAAGAACACCTTGAAGACAGCTTTCATGTTCCCTGGTATTGTCTTCTCGATCTTCTTTGTGCTAAATGCATTGATATGGGGAGAGAAGTCTTCTGGTGCTGTTCCCTTTGGAACTATGTTTGCTTTGGTGTTCCTATGGTTTGGCATTTCGGTACCTTTGGTCTTTGTTGGCAGCTACTTGGGATTTAAAAAGCCTGCCATGGAGGATCCTGTGAAGACCAACAAGATTCCCCGACAAATACCTGAGCAGGCTTGGTACATGCAACCAGCATTCTCCATACTCATTGGGGGTATACTTCCATTCGGTGCAGTCTTCATTGAGCTCTTCTTCATCTTGACTTCGATATGGCTCAACCAGTTCTATTACATCTTTGGGTTTCTCTTCATAGTCTTCATCATCCTGCTCATTACTTGTGCCGAGATTACCATCGTACTTTGCTATTTCCAGCTGTGCAGTGAAGACTACCACTGGTGGTGGAGGGCATATTTGACAGCGGGTTCTTCTGCCCTCTACCTTTTCTTGTATTCAGCCTTCTATTTCTTCACCAAACTGGAGATAACCAAGTTTGTTTCTGGAGTCCTCTACTTTGGGTACATGTTGATTGGGTCCTACTCCTTCTTTGTGCTCACAGGAACTATCGGCTTCTATGCCTGTTTCTGGTTTGTCCGCAAGATATACGCCTCTGTTAAAATTGACTAG